In Chelonoidis abingdonii isolate Lonesome George chromosome 9, CheloAbing_2.0, whole genome shotgun sequence, the genomic window GTAGAAAAGTAGCAACTTTTCCCCGCTCTCTGAAGTGGTCATACATATGcttaatagaaaatattttctgttcacATCAGAAAAGCAGGAGAAAGGTCCAGTGTATCAATCACTGAagtgagagtcaggagacctgggttctagtcccagttctacCAGTGACCTCCTCTatgacctgggcaagtcactttggtgCTCTGTGAACTCTATGCCCCTCCCACcgtttatctgtcttgtctatttatataataagctctttggggtagggacaatctcttactatatgtttatACAGTTCTGAGTACAATGGAGCCCCTGGGCACTACTGTCATTCAAATGAATAATAGCAGCTTTGTGAAGAGATTTTGATGTTCTAGATTTGTTTTCCCCACTAGATTTCCAGAGGGAATTTGTTCAGTTCAGAAATCAAGATTATTAGAATTGTCATTACCACTACTCAGCGTCTCAATAAAATATTGTGAGGTATTCATTTTGCTTCTTACAATCACACCCTAAAGCTGAATCTTCCATAATCTTGATCAGGTGGCGTATtccctattgacatcagtgggacaaCTCCTGACTGTAACTTTGTATGATTAGGGAAGTAGCTGGAATTTTTTCTACATTTACTTATAATGGTAGAATTCAGCTAAATTCTCACAGCTATACTGACTTATACAAAATTAAAGATTGTTCCCATCAGTAAACGAAGCAGACAACTCAAAAGGCATAGCTAGCAGAGATATGTAAGCATCATAGAACCACTTTTTATAGGGTCCCTGTATACTATGTATACTCTTCTGGGTGTATTCTATACACCCAGAAGAGCATGCTAGTCATAATTGTGCAAAGCAAAGCTTCTATGGAATCATTCTGTAAACAATGCACATGGACACATTTACTTACATTCACAATATCAACAGTGGCTATGGAGTCAATGTTTTGAATTACAGCTGTTGGTGATGTATAGATACCAAATGCCAATGCCTCGGAACCGAtttcatcaagtaatccatctgAGGTCTCCACTAACATCAAGTATGTGGCTTTCAGATGATTTCTGCCAAACAAAGTGTTGAGAATATCTGAGTAAGTAAATCTTCCAATGTTACTCAGTAGTTATAGACTAAATCAGAACTCCCAGTTGTGTAGTTTTGTGCAGCTTGGGGTTCTTAACTTCACTTTTGCTTTAATGCCCTCCTCTGAAGCCTTAGCATTCTGGGGATGAGCACCCTGTGATATTGGGATATTTTTATGGCTCTACAGCCCAATGATTTAAAGTCTCCTGCTGTGTCAAAATAGAAGCTCTCTTTTGAGCATGGGAGCCTAAAACATATGATCAGCTAAAGAGGCACTAGACCTATTCAAAAGGACAAATTCCAGAAAGCTGAGAGGTAATGTGACAGAGGACCTGCCACCCCTGCAATGATCAGAAAGCTCTGGAAAGACTTTCAAGGGTCAGATACCAACTACAGGCAGATATAAAAGATGGAACCCCCAAGCAGGGTCCAAGGTAGGGATCTCAGCACACTACCCTGTTTCCCCAGTagctagagaattttttttttttttaataaagcttctAGCTGGAATGTGAGTATTTCAAGCTTTGTTGGGCTACTTTCAAATAAATTTAAAGAATGTGATCATTTCAGTATTTTCTAGCCATAGATGTTCAAGTTTTAGCTTTGGCTGTTTTCTGAAAAGTGAGAGATTTCTGGTTTTAGGTTTAAAACTAATCATCAGGTCTCATCTAGAAAAGTACAGACAATTGTTTACACCTTGCCATAAAATGACTAACTTTTCTGTACAATAGGTTAGTGCTTTGTTTAAAGAATTGTAGCATAATACTTTTTGTTCCcttatattatttatttgcctCAAGCAGGTTCCCACTGCTAGTCTCAATCTAGGTTATGAaagttagtgggttttttttatttttaaaaagtagaatagAAACAGCTTAATCCAAAATGGTGATCTGTAGCACATAGTATAATTGAGAAGTAACGTTAATGTTATGACTGAATTCAACTAGGGCCACTAATATTTCCATCAAacagtaatttcttttttttccaactcCTCCCCAACTACAGGAAAAATTACCAACACACGCCAAGATATGGAGGAAAacactgcagaagaaaaaaaagtagtGACATCTATATATATTAGGAAGATTTGTATTCAGTATTATAAACAACAGGCAGAAGATTTAACATCTGGCTGATGAGAAAGGATACGATAATTTGTTTATCATGTTTTGTATGCAATCATGCAAAGTGTAATACCAATTTTCTTTAAGTTCTACATACAGTCTTATAATGAATAGATTTTATATATGCAAGACTTCGTGACTCCTATTCGCTGCCTGCAGCTGAATCtactgtgggctgtaatacttgggCCTAGTTTTGGATGTTGGGTTTactgtgcaggtgctgggtggtggtaGTGGCCATTATATACAgaaagtcagattagatgatctggtagtttcttctggccttaaactctttgggaatgcctacactgcaattagacacccttGACTGGCTCGtgccagctgacatgggctcaagcaaaagggctgtttaattgtgatatAGACATTCAGGCCTAGGCACTATGATCCTGTGagttgggagggtcccagaatttgggctgcagcccaagcctgaacatctacacagcaatgaaacagacccttagcccaagtcagctagcacaggttcagctgcaggtttttaattgcaatatagATATACTCTATAACTTGGGATAGTAGTTGAATTTTACTGCTTTAAATTTAGAACAGAAGAATCACAATACAATCCCAGAGATTAATTGCACCTTAGTTATTACAGTTGCAGCCCACTGTATTATTAGCTAGCTATCGTGTTTGCAGGCCTGCAAATCAGGAACGTCTAAAACTGTTAGTTTTGCCATCAGAGAAGTGGCAATATTACTTTCCTACTTTATACGGCACTCAAGATTAGATACTTAATGTCCCTGGATAATACAACACCACCAatttaatgttttacattttcaaaacattttaaaaatactatttgcAGGGCCTCACTATTAGTGTTTTGAAGATATAACTGCATACTAAATATTGCTGGCTGGGGAATCATCTCAATGTTATCTTGTAGGGAATTTCCTAAATAAAGCAATTGAGCGAAGTATTTAAACTGGAATCGTATACTCTTATGTGCTATAATTGAATCACAGCTTCTCCTAACAGCTGTCATTTACATCTAATGAAGTAGTTATTCAACACTTTTTGCTGATTTAACAAGTTTCTATGGGAATTGCTGCTAGCATAGAATTTACTGTAATTTTCCTAACAGCAACAGTAGTACTTTACTTGGGTAGGCAGTGTGTATCATTCCCCATCCCTGCGTGCTTTTGCTAGGTATAATTACAGAGCAATGAGTCTCTACCTAGGCAGTTATACTGCACACCTACACAGCTGAAACCGTTGCCCTACAGAAGCCTCTTTATAAATGCTTACTGACAGGAGGCTGAGCATGTGATGTTATAAgtccacttttataacaaattAAAGCAGTGATGCACAGACCTCAGAGCCAAACTAGCGATCAACATTACCTAAAAAAGTTACAGTAGTGtgaattaattgtttcatttactatagtactatatattcatatttaaacagtatgttTACATATAaattctcacagaaaaatgactgaccaactacaattggttaatattagaaaaagcatcctgattggttgttaattaaatcagtgcTTTACTATCAACTGCTGCAAACAGCCCCAGGAGATTCATTAAAGAGCCATTTGTGGCTTgaaagcctcagtctgagtatcactgaggTAAAGTGTTTAGACATTTTTTGTACCAACTTACTTAGCCCTTGTGACATCTTCATCAGTGATACTGCCCTGAGCAATTGCCTTTACCTGGTTCAAAGCAGCCTTAATGACCTAGGACAAAAGTTAAGCAGTTTATTAAAAATTTGGCACTAATGGCTTGGTCATTCCCAACCCACAAGGAGTTCTCTTTACTGAGCAGAAACAAAAGACATTAAGTTTGAAAGGCTGCTTCACATTCCATTTGATTGGATCATCATTCTTCTCAACCTCATCATATATTAACCGCCTCCTCCAATAACTAATGTACACTGTATTCAGTCAGGTGAGCTAACAAAGTTTAGTCTATGCTTTGAATCTCATATTGCCTCCAAAATAATCCCAAGTCCTTATACCAAATAAAATGTGATCAGACTCTTCCCCATTAGATTCAAACCCAGCTCTCAGATGATCAGTTCAGCCAGGTTTCTGATAGTTAACCTGCCAGTAGCCTAGTTCATTAGAATCCACTTAAAAATGGATACATTTACCCACTTATATTCAGCAATCTCAAGAATGCATTCACTACTGCTACTTTATTTTTGTAGTTGTACTTTCCTGAAAACAAGCCCTATTCCCCGCTTTGAGGAGTTAAGTCTTGTATCAATAATGCAATGCTAGTTTAAATCCtagtaaaaagaaacatttcaaactCTTGTTCAAACTACTAGTTACACTAATAACTAGAATTTAATAAACCAATGTATTTGATCAAACCAACAAATTTTAATCAGCAACTTACCTCCCCAGCAGCAGAAGCCTGGGATATAGTATAAATTCCAAAGAGTCCAGAATCAGAGTAATTAACATTAAATGCTGCAGCCTGTGAAACAACATTTTCAGTTACTGTTCCAATAATTAAGATTGGATACTCAATCTCTCCCTCAAAAAAATAGCTATCGGTGGTACCCAATATGCTAGAATTTAGAAAGATGATTTCCTTCTGTTGAAATTAAACCAATTTGGGTAGAAGACATTCCATAAAAATATTTATGCGCTAATGATTAAAAGAAAGATTCTAGCATTGGGGGCTTTAATCTCTCCAAGGACAAGAATGGTTTGCTATATATTTTTctattgcatttgttttttcttgggAAGGAAAGTTGCAATAAACCATTATGCTTACATCAAATGGTTGACTAGTTGCCTTAGCGATAGCCTGGAacagtttgctggaaatattgcTTCCCCTTTTAATAAGAGGCCCTGCACCTAGAATATGCTGAAGGACACTGAACGCATTTGCTTCTTCACTTCCAGTAGCAACTCCTTCTGCTACTATGGCAGCATGGACAAGGCTTTCACCATTCTGTTCCCTGATTTCACCTGAAAATAAGGGCAAAGAAATTATAGttaaaaatataatgtattaAACTTAATAATGTGAATTAGTTGCTATCATATACCTCCAACAGTGATTTCTAGTCAGTAAATAAGAAAAACTTTAATGTAGTTTAGTTGTAATTTTAAGTTCACAGGATCTTGTTCCAAATACTGACAGTGGACACCAGCATTGACTGTTCAAGAAAAATCATCCCCTTGTTTtctaaaaccagaaaaaaatgtgtAAGGCCTTACTTGTTCACTACTTTCCCACAatcacaaagggccaaattcattgGAGATATTCTTGTGTATTCCAGGTCTGCATATGATCTAAGGGCTTATCTGTATGGTGatttagtgcatggcaagctagGGTATGACTCCACAGTGCACCAGCCTGCTTGTACTAAGTGGCCATGGGCACCATGCTGCTGCACTAACAAGTTTGTAGTATGTCAAAGTGCACTTATGGACTTAAAGCATGGCTGCAGAGTTCATACAGTCatttagtgcacagcaggctagtaCACTGTAGATTTACATACTAGCTTCTTATGCACTAAATCAtcgtatagacaagcccttagatccCCTATTGGAAAAGCAACGAAATCCATTGACTATCTGCCCCAAGGTAACAATTTCTCACGCAATAGCTGCATTTTGACTGTCTGGAAGACTACCTATTCCATGTTTTAGCCAACCCAAATGTAGTCCAGTTATCTCTATTACTTAAACTCTCTCTTAATTTTCTGGCTTAACACTGTTTTCAGCTGGTTGCAGAAGTAACCCGATTGTTATGCAGAATGAAACTGTATCAATATTAGTCCAAGATACTGCATCAAAAGACCTGAACTGATGCTCAAagtttgttatgaaatatatgATAGAGTTAGTGGCTTTCCTGGAAAGTAAGCTTTTCAATACTCCCAGGTATCCCTTTGTTACCTTCCACACACCCTGGGACACTTTACTGTTTCAAGTACACAAATTCTGGTATCGTGCCACTAgattttgtgttttcattttattgaGTATAGTGGAAGGATGGCCCTGTCTAGTTACATTACAAACACAGGAAGAGATACAGTTTTCAAAGTACTCAGTACAATGGAGGATCAATCTCAATTGGAGTCTTTATGTCATACTTAAGTATTAATAGAAAAGACCAGCACAAAACTTGTAGTTatcaaccccccccaccccccaacagacTGAGTTTACCTCCACGATATTGGGCCTTAACACCAGAAGAACCAGCCCCACTCCTGATATTTAGAAATTGCTCTCCAACTTGTTTTAGTTCAGAATGGCTTACACCTgcaatataatatttatattaaaaagaatcaCTTGTAAATTAACAGTATTAGAAAATTAACTAGAGATGGCTAGCAAGTACTTTAAGAGTTCTACTTGTATAGATGAAGTTTAATTACTTCTATAGTTTTCTTTTAATGCACAGTATAATACATAAGACATACACTAATTAAACACACATACCTAGTCCCACTAGAGCCATTCTTGCACTTGTGAAGTTGTTCTGTACAAACTGGTGCAGCTGCAACAATAATGTTGTGCGTGTTAGGTTAtttccacaaataaaaaaaaggcaacaaCCATGTGTCAGATTACTCATTTGAACTTTTTCAAAtgagttcccggccaatgggagcggcgcctacaggcaggagcagtgcagaaaCTCCCTCCTCAACAGAGCGggatgctggccacttccgggagcggagtggggccagggcacacagggagcctgccctagccTTGCTGCACCGCCAGACTTTTAGCGGACAGAGACTGCAGTCAACTGGCAGAGGCTCAGTGATCAACCAGGCGATCGCGATCtaccggttggtgaccactgctttaAAGGCTCTTTCACAGAGCAAAGGTGGTGTTGCTACTAGCATGAAAGAGCTGTTACAAATAGAATTAGAGGTCCAATGTCTTAGGTCAATAAGGAAGTTCAAAAAAGATGGTATCTACAATTGCCTTGACTCAAATGAGTGCTGTTTAAATATTTCCAAAGTTTACCAGGAATCAGGTCATCTACAGAACTGGTTCAATTTTTATAAAAaccatgaaaaaacaaaacaaaacactcaagcCTTGATCTTGCAATAGCACTTCTTGTCACTGTAAAAGTGACAACAGTTGCCAGTTACACAGACTTTAGGGGCACAGATAAtttccttttgttaaaaaaaagtatgctCTAATCTTAATGGGAAATTCTGTGCAATCTCTGCAAGAGAAATTCTAAACATATTTCCCCAAATACATAAACTTAAAACAACTCCAAAacatatatatgcacacaaatcATAAGCTGGAAAGAGCCAGACCCACCTGATTTTTCATTTAGTTTGTTTATTCTGAGTGCCCTCGAGAGAACTGCAGTTTTAGCTGTTTAACTGCTGTTAATTTTCACTGCAGTTCCATAAGTAGCTGTATCCATTGTTCAAATGTTGTAATTCTGAATGCAGAAAGTCCTGATGCTTCTAACAGCAGCTGCTTACAGGACAGACTGTTTTATGGACTCTCCCCATAATGGTAGAAGCACACTACTGTCACTATGTGGAAGTCACTAGCTCTTTGTACATGGATATCTGCACTTCAGTGCGGGTCCTACTGATAAGTATTAGAAAGCCAGACACACACAATACAATGTAGCCTTTTCAGAGGCTTTGGAATCACAGTTCTTACAATTCTCTTGTGACTCTCATACCCAATAACTGAATTTACAGTCAGAAAAAGACTGACTTTACTTCAGCAGCAGACTAACATTTGAGATGGGGACGCATGACAATCTATTTAGAAGTCTCGCTTTGGGAGAATTGAATAAGCCAAACATGCAGCTTTAAGTGATTGCTAGTGTCACGAGAGAATAGTTTTACAAAAGAAACTAGAGTGGCAGATTAGGTGTGACTCTTTATACCGTGGCTACAATATAAAAGATATATATTCATACCTGCTCTGGTGTAATTTTCCCAACTGCATAATCCGGACAGTACAAGGAGTTAGCAAGAGCATTCCGATAAGCTGCAGCATGCAAGTTTTCAAgaacacctaaaaaaaaaaaaaacgaaacatGTTACTAAAATGTAGTTTAATAGCTACTTTCACTGTAGAGTAGAGATGGAATGAACACAGGAATTGCGAAAATGGATCAGCATTGTGGTCTGTCTCATCCAATACCCATTCAAcatctcatgcttcagaggaaatcaCAAGAAATTTTGTATTAGGCAGAGGTGGAATTATCCACAGGAGGTCTCAACTTTATCCCTACAAATTAGAAATTGTCTTAAACCCTAAagcatcacttaaaaaaaaaaaaaaggatatttagCATTAAATGTTAACGAATCTGGATATTATTATCCATAGAGAACTCCAATTCCTCTTTGAGTCTCAGTTCTTCACCTGAACAGCACAGTGTGGCAATTAAACTGAAGTCATTATGTGTTGTGTTAAAAAGAATTTTCTTCTACCACTTTTGGATTTCCTGTCACTTGATTTCATTGAGTGTCCCTTGTTCTCATGTtctgagacagggagaacagacaaTTCCTGTTTACCTTTTATAATACTAATAATTTGTGTACTTATGTTCCCCCTCATACAACTCCTTTCTAAAGCAAACAATCCCAGTTTTTTCTTTATCACTTATCACAAGCTctgaaagggttcagagaagcatCTGTTCCGAATTTTCACTTCTTGATAAAGCTGACATTCAGCCCTCAATGGTCTTATGCCTAAGTATTACATACACAGTAATACAACATGTAATAGCAAACATCATATAGATCTGAAACCCGTCCTCCAATAGCTAGATACAAATAGGATGGGTTTAAGAACAGTGCCTCTTTAACTTTATATTTTCTTGCTTTTGGTGTTACATCTATGTTACTTAAAcccaattatttttccttttaaagatgTCCTTTAGGAACTGACATGGTAGATCATGCTTacaaacccttttaaaaaaaacaggagcaTTTAGGCAGTTTAGTACTTTTACAGAAGAAGCTGTAATGTTTCCTCAAAAGTAATAATTGTATATTTGCACAATAAACATTGCGTATATGTTTTTATAAATTCTCTCAACTACTCCTTATGAATAATATTGTATAAAAATACTCAGCTTTTAATAGTTCAATATcttggtcagaaaaaaaaaaaaagagtttcatCAAAATATCAGGAGTATGGCTTGCAGACAAACCACCTATTTTCAGATAAGCTTAAAGAAACTAAAATGATTCAGTTTTATCATTTGAAAAATACTTATTTGAACATCCCCTGTTCTTCAGTGTGTTGGCGTTTTAGGAGAAGTGGCTGTGCTTCAGAATAAGCTACCAGTTTCCCAGAGACTGGAACAGAACTTCAGAAATCAACAGGGCATGAAAGTTTGGAGACTTCAGTATGACTAAAATGATCCAAAACAATGAGTGTCGTACAGGAATACTAGTATTATTTAGATGATAGGGCTGAAGTCTCAAGATCTCTAAGTTACCCTGGAGCAAGCTCACATCTTAGTTGGGTTATTACTAACATATTGATGTAAGACTAGATTGCAATTTAGATTagtttaatgaaaatgtttgttttatacaGCATAGGTAGTAAAATTCCATAGAACTTCAAGAAGTAATTTATCCATTCAATCTTAAATAGCTCTCTCATGAGAGTTTTTATAATGCAAATGGCTTCATTTATAAAACGGGCTTAGTGTGCTGTATCTCCCTATTCATTTCTGATTAGGGAAAATTAATTGGAGTGGTCAAATTGCTCAAAGTTAAGTGCAGAATCCTGTTTACATTTGTGTAATGTGTGTAAATATTCTTGTGAAACTGTCACAGCTGGTCATTGGAAAGCATACTTACTAACTTGTGGATTTTGAAAGGCAACTGCTTTATCAACTTTCAGTTGTGCCTGAAGCTCTGTTACTTCCCAAGGTCTGAATTCTGGAGCTGTAGTGACATTAATTAGGTACTCCATTACTGTATCactgaaacaaaaaggcaaagtTATGAAGGAATCTAGTTAaagatttctttaaataaaagtgaaTATAAAGCAGCACATATCCAAACATATCCAAGATATACTGTATTGATAGACCATTGTGTACATTAGTAAGCGTCCAATTTCATGCTACAAAGCACCCATGTGAACACTGCAAAACTGTACGTAATCAAGTACAGTGTCAAAccattaatactttgataaagtAAACAATAAAGGCACATGTTAGAAGTGATGTTGTTCCTTCCCCTTAAAATAATGGTATTCTGTAGCTTAACTACTGTGGTTTCTTGCAGAATATACCGTAAACTCAATTGTTACATCTGGATACTTACACATAGTCACGTAGGCATTCAACAGAATAGATCATGTTTTCTCTTGTGGAGGTTACACTAAGTGAGAAGAAATATAGATCCATTTCAGAAAGTTATGTTGAAAATACTGGATTTGAACATATGTTCCTTACTGATGTAAATTCCCTTGCCCAAATTCTGGACCAGAATGCAAAAACTCCATCATTTAAGAAAAAAGACTGTACTGGTCTTTTAAACATTCAAATGGATAAAAAAAGTGCTAATGTAAAAACATCTCCCACCTCTACATAAATTCTGAAAAATGCCAATTGCTATGAGGCATCTGTAATTCAGGTACAATTTGACATTTTATCATtaaatttttaaattgcaaactgAACAGAATTTAGGTAGAATTGCCCAGAAAACTTGTCAAAAGAAAGAAGTGTATTTCACTTTTGTCTTTCTGTTCATATTCAATAAAAACCAAGCCACCttatataaatacttaaataaacaTAT contains:
- the UQCRC2 gene encoding cytochrome b-c1 complex subunit 2, mitochondrial translates to MKGIPTIARSLSKRFYSLSVAPKVEASATAERGKLHLQPQDLEITKLPNGLVIASLENYSPASRIGVFIKAGSRYETTNNLGTSHLLRLASNLTTKGASSFKITRGIEAVGGNLSVTSTRENMIYSVECLRDYVDTVMEYLINVTTAPEFRPWEVTELQAQLKVDKAVAFQNPQVSVLENLHAAAYRNALANSLYCPDYAVGKITPEQLHQFVQNNFTSARMALVGLGVSHSELKQVGEQFLNIRSGAGSSGVKAQYRGGEIREQNGESLVHAAIVAEGVATGSEEANAFSVLQHILGAGPLIKRGSNISSKLFQAIAKATSQPFDAAAFNVNYSDSGLFGIYTISQASAAGEVIKAALNQVKAIAQGSITDEDVTRAKNHLKATYLMLVETSDGLLDEIGSEALAFGIYTSPTAVIQNIDSIATVDIVNAAKKFVDGKKSMAASGNLGNTPFVDEL